In the genome of Bremerella sp. P1, the window TCGAGGGGATGGCCGTCGATGTCTTGAACGGTCAGCGGATAGGTGGCTTCCTCGGCATCGTTGCCGTACAGACCGGCCATGGCGGCCGCGGCACGTAGCGTCCAGTCACCCTTGAAGAAGTCACGATCGCCGAACGCCGCGGTGACGCGCCAGCCGTTCATCTCGACCCCGATCTTAGAGACCTTCTCCTTGATGGCCGCGACTCCTTGTTCCCCGCCCAACTTCAAGGCCGCTTTCTGGCCTTCGCTCAATTCGCAGCAAGGGAAGGGCTTGCCGGCTTCGATGCCGATATTCATGAACTTGGCTCGCAGCGGCTCTTCCACTTCGGCCGGTCCAACGGTGGGGCAATAACGCAATAGAAACGCCAGGTACGCATACGGATCTTTGGCTGCCAGTTGTTTGTCGATCTTGGGCCAGTTGACCTGCGGCGGACTCTCCGGGGCAGGCTCGCCCAGGAAGGTCGACAGGGGAAGGATTTGATACCCCTTTTGAATCTGCTTGACGTTGACGATGTCTTCCGGATTGAACAACTGCGTGCGAATGACGGCCATCGAGAAGTCGGTTTCGCAGCGGAAGACCTTGTCGACGCCAGGCGGTTTCTCCCCTTTCCAGTTCGGGCCGGCGACCATGTATTTGCCCCCTTGGGTACCGGTGGTTCGACTGCCGACATAACCGTAGTTGTAGGTGTACATGTCGATCAGTTGCACCGAGAAGTAGCGATCCTTTTCGACCGGCGGCACGGCGAAGACGACCGGCTCGGCTCGTAGGTCGGCACAGAAGAAGGAATAAGGCGTATCGCTGTTGGGCGTCACGACCGCGGTGTCGGCCGGTGTGGCGACGTGGGCCGTGTTGCAGATCTCGTTGAAGCCGCACTTGTACTGGCTGGACGTGGTGTCGATGAAGAACTCGTAGATGGCGGCATAGTTCATCACCATCGGATAGCCATAGATGATCGCCGTCTTGGCCGTGGCGACGTCGTCAGGCGATGGGGCTTCCGCGTAAAGAGAGCCAGGGCTGACAAGACACGCCAAGAGTAAGATCATCGATGCCAATTTGGTCTTCATCACACACTCCCCCGAGTTTCGCTGATAGTGAAAAGTTGCCCCTGGCTGTCTTCTTAGAATAGAGCAGCAGTCGAGCCGCCAGAATTGTTTTTTCAATTCTTCACCAAGAATTGTCCGTCGGCGTGCAGGCTAATCCTGGCACCAGGCCATTCGCTGGGCGAAGTCTTTTTGGAAGTCAGGACGCCATTTGGATACCGACTCGCGCGGGTCGCCGCCGCTGCTGGGTTGGTCACGGTACCAGCCATCTTCGGCCAAGACGTATTGGCCACCCCAACCAGGCTGAGAAGGATCACTCAGTTGATTGCCGCCTGCGGGCAGAAAGAAAAACCACGAGGGCGTGTCTCCTTCCTTCAAGCAGCCATGCGGATTGGGAGCGGTCCAGGTCTTGGTGGGATAAAGCTTGCCGAGCGGTCCCTGCGAGCGGATGTTCTCGTTGATCCACTCGCGGCTGGTCGTGGAAACGTCGCCGGTCAGATACATCCCGCGAAAGGTACCTTTTCGGCGATCTTCGCCCTTGGGAGCTTTGCTCAGGATGTAAAACATGCCGGGGAACTGCTCGTGCATCCAATCGGCGATGCCATCCTGGTCGGCGATATCGTAGGCACGAAACTTCGCCACGAATGCCAGGTATTCTTCTTCACTGCGATCGTGCTTTACCCGCCAGAGTGCCTGGGCCAGGTCGGTCTGACCGCCCCAAATGGTGATATTCAGGGGATCGTCCTTGGTGCCAGCGTCGATACGATCAATCAGAAAGCGAGAGCCTTCGGTGTCGTGCGGCTCGCCAATGTATTCTCGTCCGCGCTGCGGATTGCCCGATTTGATGCACGCGACAAGCTGTGCGACTTCTGGCCAGTTCGATTCATGCTTGGCCAGGCTGGGACGTACCTGGCCGTACGCATCGACGATCTCGCGAATGAGCTGCGGTTGCGTGATTGCTTTTTTCAGTTCGCCGGGCGTCCCGGAAGCGGAAGCCACCAGACCTTCCAGGCGAAACTGGTTCGCATAAACCATCAGGCGAACCATCGATTGCTGGTCGTCCGGGTCGCCACCGATGTCGGTGAGGACCAGCAGGCGCGGCCGCGTATCGGGCTGCTGAGCAACTACCGGGCTCACGACGGCAAGAGACCAGACGCACAACAGACATAGAGCGAGACTTCGCATGGGAAGCTTTCTGGTGATCGAAGTGGATCGGACGAAACGGTCAGTCTCTATCTTACTTCACTTCGGATCGTGATTCTTCCGTTTCATCAGGCGAATTTTCCGCCCGGTGATGCTGCGGTAGACGACTTCGATGCCTAAAGAAAGGCCGATCATCGCTAAGAGAATCCAAAGATGGCTCCGCGTTCGGACGTTCTCGTCGACTTCAATACAAAGCACGACCAGGGCAACCCACGTACTGATGGCGGCCAGCGCGGAGATCCAGCGTCGCCCGCCGGTTTCTTTTGCCAGGCGCACCGCGGCTACGTTGACCCCGAAGAAGATCAGCAAAAAGCCGGCACTGCCCATGGTAGCGATCGCTTCCAATGGAACGAAGTTCGCAATGAGCAATGCCAGGGCTGCCGTGATGGCGGTTCCCTCTGCGTGCTGACCACGAATGGACCGTTCCAGTTCCTTGGGCAGTTCGCCACTCTTGGCGATGATGTAGGTCAGTCGTCCGGTGCTGTAAAAGGTGGCGTTGATCGCCGAACTGGTCGCGAAGATGGCGGCGACTGCAATCGCGATATAGCCTGTTCGGCCCATCACATCGTCGGCGGCGACCGAGAGCACATGGGCGCTCGACTCCTTCACTTGGTCGAATCCGAGATGCCCGACGACCACCATGGCGATTAGAAAATAGAGCGCCATCACGATTGCCACGCCACCCAGGTACGCTATGGGCAAAGAGCGTTTCGGGTTCACCACATCGTTGGATGCGTTGGCAATCAGTTCAAAGCCTTCGTAGTTCAGGAAGATCAGCATGGCGCCAGCGATCAAGCCAGGCGTTGTCACGTAGTTCTCGTAGTCGAGCCGACTCCACTCAATCGGCGTCGCCAGGCCACACACGATGAATGCCAACAGCAATATCATCTTGGCGGCGTTGAAGAAGTTCTCGGACTTAACGACCATCTTCGACGCGAACAGATTCAGCAGAAACAAGCCGACGATCACGACGCAGATAAACGTATGCAGCCAGAAGGGTCGGTCCGGCTTGGGGAAGAAGCTCGCCGCGTAACTGCCAAATGCGTAGGCATAGATCGCCAGCAGCACGACGTAGCTTAGCAGGAGAAGGATGTTCGCCGACCCAGTGAGGATGCCGCCACCGAAGGCTCGGTTTAAGAACTCAACCGTTCCTCCTTCGCCTGGATAGCGCAGTGTCAGCTTGAGATAGGAATAGCTGGTCAGCAGAGCGACGATCCCCGAGATGATGAACGCCGCCGGGGCGCCCCCCTTGGTTACTTCAACGGTCAGCCCGGTGACGGCAAAGATGCCCCCGCCGACCATTCCACCAATCCCGATGGAAAGGGTCGAGAGTACGCCCAGTTTTTCTTCTTCCCCTGAAGACATTCGCCGCTGGCCAATCGATTTGCCGCAATGAGAATATCAGGCGTAACAGACTGCCTGATCGACTCAGGAATCTAACATCGCAGGCCAATTGTTACCATACGAATGACAAGCAGAGTATGTCGGTAAGGACCGAAACGACACCAAGTTACCAATCGGTCCAGGAATACGGTTAACCAAGAGGTAGAATCACCGTTTCTACGTTTTCCGCCAGCTCTCTTACAAATGAGACTTTGTGTTCAACGGTTTTGATTTCGTGAACGTTCCCGCCGCGGCGATCATGCCCTCGCCCTGGGTCGGGATGTGGTCACTGGCCGTGGCGATCTACGTCGCCTGTAAATGGTTAACGTGGTCGTTCGCCCGACGATCAGGCGTCGATCGCCAACGCGTTGCCGAGTACCTATTGCTCTGGCCGGGCATGGACAGCGATGCGTTTCTCAACGATAGAGATGGTGTCGTGACGCCGACGCTTTTGGAGTGGCTCTTTGCGGCCGCGAAAACGGCTGTCGGCGTTGTTCTTCTCTATGGCGTGCTGCCGCTGATTTCGGCTGAACGAGAGCTGCTGGTGGGATGGATCGGCATGATCGGTCTCATCTTCGTGTTGCACTTCGGGGTCTTCCACTTGCTGTCGTGCTGGTGGCGATCGTATGACATCGATGCGAAGCCGCTGATGGACTGGCCGATCTTAGCGACAAGCCTTGGTGAATTCTGGGGACGACGCTGGAATCGAGCGTTTCGCGATCTCACGTTCCGCTATCTCTTTAGGCCGCTCACCAAACGCTTTGGTACGACCTGGGGCTTAATGGCCGGGTTCCTGATGAGTGGACTGGTACACGACGCGGTGATTTCGATTCCTGCCGGTGCCGGCTACGGAGGTCCTACGCTGTTCTTCATTGTGCAGGGACTCGGCATCTTGATCGAGCGTAGCGCGCTCGGACGCCAGGTGGGCCTTGGTCGTGGCGCGGTGGGTTGGTTGTTTACCGTGGCGTGTCTTGTTCTGCCGGTTGCCCTGTTATTCCATCCACCATTTGTCCGCAACGTGATCGTTCCCTTTCTTCACGCGATAGGAGCCACATGATGCCATCACTGGCCACCTTAATTTTTGTTGCCGGCCTGATGCACTTCGGCATCCTGATCGCATCGGCACTGGTTCCCTTTCGGCTCGATTGGAAGAACGAATTGGCCAGCTTGTCCAAGCTGCACTGGCAGATGTACTGGGTTTACGGCGGCTATGTCGTCATGTCGATCATTGCGTTTGGTGTTATCAGTGTGACCAATGCCCAGGAGCTTGCTGAGGGTAGTGGCCTGGCTCGCGTCTTCTGCGGCTACGTCTGCTTCTTCTGGCTGGTGCGTCTTGGGCTGCAGGCCGTGCTCGATGTCAAGCAGCACCTCACGGCCTGGTGGCTGACGGCAGGGTATCACACGCTGACCGTGGTCTTTTTTGTGCTGATGCTGATCTACGGTTGGGGTGCGATCCATTCGTGAGAAGGAGAGATCGTGAACGACCCTGCGTTCGAAATAAAAAAAGCGACCAGGAACCACGAAGGACCTGATCGCTTGTTGGATTCAACGTTTGAGCCGCAAGGAAGCTAGTTGGCCGCGTAGGCTTCGCCACCAGACTTTGATCCCATAGCACCCCAAACCCCGTAAGGGCTGGGACCGTTGGTAACCTGACCTGCAGTCAGGTCGCCGGTATCGATCGTCTCGGCGACGAACTTCACCGAGCCATCGCAGAACAAGCCGATCGCACCGCCAGGATGATTGCTGGTTGGTGGCAAGATCGTGTTGCTGCCGTCGCCGTTCGGGTTGGTACCGTCAATGCAAGACGCAGCGTTGGGTGGCAGAACCGTAGTGAAGCCGACCTTTTCAATCTGGCCATCGGTCCATCGCCAGCCTGTGCGGCCTTTGATGTCGCCGGGATTGGCATAGAACCTTCCGCTGGCGGTGGCAACACATTGCGAAGGATTGCCCGAGAGTCCCGACAAACCAGTCGCGGTTCCCTCGGTGACAGGAATGTTGGTGCCACCACCTCCAATGCCGAAGTTGGTGATCAAGCGTTCGCTCATGGCGATCGTGTTACTCGTGCCGTCGGTAATGTCCCGCATGTTAACGCCGTGAACACGTTGGAAGACCCCACGCAGGTTCGAGCCATCACGGTTCCCTTGGATCGAATCACCTGAGCTGAACATATAGTTCACCGCGCTGGCAGGCTTGCTTTTGGAAGTGGCGGAAGGGCAAAGCAACATCTCGGGTGCATTGTTCCAAACGCCCCAGCCAGCCCACGCATATGGGCCCCAAGGTGCCGTGCTGCCGTCACCAGCAGCGATCTTATCGTACATAGCCGTTTGCTCAATAAATGGCAGCAAGCCAATGAATCCGCTTGCTCGTCCCGAGTTTGAAAGACGCTCGTTGCCGCTGCCGTAGCCAGGATCGTTGGTGCCTTGCTTTCGAGGAACGAACGCCCCGTACGTGTCGTGATAGTTATGCAGGGCAAGCCCGAGTTGCTTCAATTGATTCGAGCACTGCATCCGGCGGGCTGCTTCGCGGGCCTGTTGTACGGCAGGCAACAGCAGGGCAATCAAAACACCGATGATGGCAATCACAACCAGAAGTTCGACGAGGGTAAAGCCACGTCGATTCGACGAATGAAAGGGCATGATGAATTCTCGTGGGGTGGGTGGATAACTGACAAACAACGGAGATAAAACGTGCGTCGAACGAGCACAGGAGAGGTCAACAATTCAATTCAAACTTAGCACAAAATGCGATTAGGTCGTCACCCCAAAACAGGGGCTATGGCATTGTGGCAACCCGCATCATCATGTTAATGCGCAGGTTGTTTCCTTTGTTCGTGCTCCGCCGTGTCGCTGAACTGGGGGGTGGGTACAAATTGATCTTAGTCGGTCAATTCAATCGGCAGGTCATTCGCGCCTTGTTTGACCGTAAACTCCAGCCCCGAAGTCTTGGCATTGGCATACTTTTTCGGCAGGACGCTTTTGGCCTCTGCGGGGCCGGTGGCGTAAGGGTCGTAGTTGGGATCATCCTCGGACGCGACCGTCGACTCGCCCACCTCCTTCTTGGTGACCGTTACGACATAGTCGCCTGGGTTCACACCGGAAGTTCCAACAGCGGAAGAGGATAGCTCGTATTTGCCTTCTTGATCGGTGCGAGCAAACGCACCTTGACCACCCTCGCCGGCGGGACGAAAGGTGACCATTGCTCCTTCGACTGGATTGCCGTTGTAGCTGACGGTTCCGGTGACCGTGGCCCCCAATGACTTGCCGGTGTCTGCGCTGGAACAACCGGGCATCATCAATAGTCCGATACAGAGAAATAACGGGGCAGATTGATACCATGAAGTACTCAAGGCAACACTCCAGTAAGAAGAGGTAGGTAGGATTGGGGGAAGGCTGGAAAAGGAAGGTTTTTTTCAAGAGATGTTAGATAATACTGATGTCATCATTTACGACAACCCTTGTGTAGAGGTATGCCGCCCTAGTGAAATGGAGCGACTTCTAAGCCCAATCACGATTGCTTAAGAGGGCCGACTTATCGGCGCGCAGAGGGGCGCGTAAGAACGCTAGAAGCACGGCTGTCGTGTGTCGACGATTGCGAGTCGGAGATCGCTTAGTCCATCAACACCAAAGCATCGGGCAGTTCGTTGGTCGACCCGGCGGTTCGCGGTAGCACTTCGCCCAGTTGTTGGCCTGCCGACTCAATTACCGCGCAGATTGCTTCGGTCGGATGCCCTAGGTGAAGACCTTCGGTTAGCTGTTGGCAGAGTTCATCGAGCTTAGCTTGGCCGAGCTTTTCAAGGACTTCCTGGTCGGCCAGGATCGTCGCTGTGTGTTCAAAGAGCGAAACGTAAATCAATAGGCCGGTCGCGCCGCTGGTGTGATGTACGCGCCGATCGAAGAAGGCCTGGCGTGCTTTGGCAGCGACTTCGTCTTTCATTTGATCGCTCGGGGTAAATAGCCGCCGGAGCCAGTCAATCTGGCTTCCGAGCACGGCGCCTACGAGAAACGCGACCACGATGCTTGCCACCAAGGCCAACAAACCAGAATCGAAAGACGTACCGGCCCAGTCTCCCACTTCTTCCGTCGCTCGAGGATATAGGGTCCAAACCAAGACGGCCGCGATCGTCGCCAGCCAAAGGCCAAGGATATCTTCAGCTCGATCGTAGCGGCCCGAAGCCGTAGCCACGACCGGGACGATTTCGCACGAGGTGTTGCTTTCGGCCTGGGCGACGGTTTCCTGGATCTTCTGACGCTGTTCGGCACTGAAGAGAGTGGATGCACGTTGCATAGCTACTTTTTCCTTACCAAGAGCCAGTGGCACCACCGCCACCGGAAGAGCCACCGCCAAATGAACCGCCGCTGAATCCGCCTCCACCACCACTGCTGCGACTGGTCGCCATGTGATACAGGATCGCACCGACAACCGTGAATACGACGGCCCAGAATGCCCATGCCCAACCACTGGAGCCACGTCGATAAAGTGATACCGCGGTGAAGATCGCCAGGCCTACGAAGCCAGCACCGACCGCATAGTGCCACAAAGGACGCGGCTTGGTAGGAAGTTCGAGCTTGCGAGCCATCAAGTCGAGCGACTCGACGCCGGCGACAATGCCTTCGGAGAACTGCTCTAGCTTGAAGCGGGGAATGATTTGTTCATCCATGATCTGTCGACAGAGACCATCTTCGCGCCGTCCCCAGCCCCCGCCCAGTTCGATTCGGGCTTTGCGATCGTTCTTGGAAACCAACAGCAAGATACCGGTGTTCCACTCTTGTCCGTTGATCTGAGCGTGGCCGATTCCCCACTGGTCGAACAGCAGCGTCGCGAACGTTTCGATCCGCAGACCTTCGCCGCCGTGCTGGGCCATCGAGTCGATCGTGATCACGATGATCGGCGTTTCTTTGTCGGTCAGCAGCTTATCGCAAACTTCCCGAATCTTCTCTTCGTCTTCCGGCGTGATCATCTCGGCCAGGTCACGCACAAACTCGCGATCACCAGGCTTCTCGATATCGATTTGAATTGCCGATGCGGTCGAAGCGAAACAGACCGTTGAGATGCCAATCAGCAGGCACAACATCAGACTTTGGCAACAGCGTGTGATGGGCATCAGTCGCAACTTTCTCCGTGGATACGCACTCGGAAGATCATGATTGCCCCGTGGGGACAATCGTCCTGAGGCGGCATGAGCTAGGATTGTAACGTAACGACAATCCAGATGCATGGCATTGCGTGACACGTCTGCCAGAAAACTACTCGACCAGTTGTAGCACAATGCCCACGGTCGTTTGCCCGTTGAAATGGTCGAGCAAGACCTTCGAGGCAATCACTCCATCGCTTGGGTCGCTGTACAGCTTGGTATCTTCGTCGTCGAAGAACGCTTTCAGCTCCGGCAGTTCGCTGGTGATGCTGACCGGTTTGTTCGTTTCGACGACGCCGGATTGGGGCGTATCGCGAACCCAGATTTTGCCTTGGCGATCGGTCACGCGAATGACGGAGTTGCTTTGGTCGAGATGGGTCAGGAAATCGACGAGTTGGTGTCGTAAGTCGATTGCGATGACCGCCGCACCAAACAGACTGCCTGAGTTGTCGTCGTAGATCGGGGTGATTGCGACGAGACGTACGCCTTCTTCGACGCGATCGTTTTCACTGTCATCGGCGCTGCGGACAACCAGGAAGATATCGCCGCGGTTGAGTCTTGATACCTGGGCTAAGACCTCGGGTTCTTCGTGCGTGGTCAGACGCGATGCCGGCACACGGCGTAGGTAAGCGGGGTCGCGCACATTGCGTTCGACACAAACAACATCCTCGGCCGCTCCCTCGGTGATCTTGGTGAAGCTGATCGAAATGTATTCGACATTGGCCCGCAGGAATTCTTCGTAGATCAGCTCGAGTCGGCTACGCCAAACGTCTTCCGGTTCGCCTTCCGCGTTTTCTTCTTGGGCTACGATGATGCCTTGGATGGGCGGCAGGCTCGACATGAAGCGGACGTCTTTCGACAGGCTCTCGGCAGTCGTTTTCAGTTGGACTTCCAGTTCGCGACTATACGCTTGCATTTGGTCGAAGCGGCTCTGACGTCTTGCGTTCTTCGCTTTGTACGAGTCGACCACAAACACCGTCATGGCCACCAGGCAGGTCACCAGTACCAGGCCCACCAACTGCGAGGCAATGCGATGATGCTGAATCCAACGTGCCAGACGCTGCTCGGGGCGCTCCTGGTAGGCAGCGACTTTTTCGCCGGCCATCCAGCGCTGAACTTCTTCGGCCAGCTCTGATGCCGATTGATACCGCGCGTATTGACGTCGGGCCATCGCTTTGGCGCAGATGGCGGCCAGGGCGGGATCGACATCGGGATTCACATCGGCCGCGTTGGGAGTTGGATGCCCGGCAATGGCGGTCAGCAATTCTCTTCCGTTGACCGATTTCGAAGCGTCGCGCGTGTGTTCGTGTGGGCCACATCCGGCCAGGATCGAAAAGAGGATCGCCCCCAGGCCGTAGATGTCGGTGCGTTCATCGAGTTCATCGACGCGACCGGCCGCTTGTTCAGGAGCCATGTAAAGAGGCGTCCCCAGCACTTGGCCGTCCATCGTGCTTTGATTGCTGGCGTGCATCGCGTGCGTGCCGGACTGGCCGTCGCTGGTTTGCAGCTCGTTGATGACCTTGGCGATGCCCCAGTCGATCACGATCACCTGACCGAAGTTATCGATCGCGACGTTCTCGGGTTTCAGGTCGCGGTGAATGACCTTTCGCGAGTGGGCGTGACCGATCGCCTGGCACACGTTGACGAAGTCGGTCAGTAGACGCCGCAGCAGCATCGGGTCGTGATCCCCTTCGCTCAGGCGTTCGTGATACTCTTGAATCGTGTCGTGCAGCGTCTGCTTGCCGAGGAAACGCATCGCATAGAATGCCTGGCCTGTTTCGATGTCTTCACCCAGGTGATAGATGGGCACGATACCAGGGTGTTCGAGTCGACCGGTGATCTCGGCTTCGCGGCGGAAACGCTCTTGCGCCGAGGATTGGTCCGGGGCGGTGACTTCTTTGACGGCCACAGGGCGTTTCAGATGTTCGTCGTAGGCCAGCCAGACGCGACCGAGGCCGCCTTGGCCGAGCTTGCGGATAAGTCGATAGCGAGCCATCGACGATCGCAAGCCGGTGGCGTCGTTGGCACCCGAACCTGAAACACTGTGGATTCCCATCAAGCGGGCAATCACTCCGGAAGGATCGACCGAGTCGAGCGTTCGCGCCACGACCGTTTCTGCCGAGGTGAAGTCGGTATCGCTGCCGCCCGGGGGAACTTCTTTGAGCAGGGCCGGACTGCGTTCGATCAACTGGTTGCAGGTGTCGACGTCGATGTGCCCCAGCGCTACCAGGTGTTCGTGAAGCGGCAAGTCGCCGTGCAGCGTCCAGGTGGAAAGTGCCTGAGACAGCTGGCGTTCCGAGATCACCCCCATGCGGAGAATCAGCGCGGCAATGGCGATGTCTTGTTGCTCTTTGCTGAAATCACCGCTGGCGCCGGCCATCGTTTCGGCAAAACGAGCATCAGGAACTGGGGCTTTCTCAGAAGACATGCGAAGTAGGGTCCGAAGGGTGCGAGTGGGACTAGTACTTCTTCAAGTTTAGTTGCCAAATTCAGCCCGTGGGAGAAGTTTTGGGGGTAAATGGACTGTTCTACGCGACCGATTTGCTCGTCGATGGGAAATAACTGCTTGCAAGGGACGAAAAGTCTACAGATCAGCTCATCTACGAACTCAACAGCCACTTCGAGATCTTCAACAACGTCCGTCGAGGCACCCATGGGGTGATCCAGTTCAAGAGGAACCACAATCGCCATTCGTTGATCACGACCAGTCGTCCCTTCTTCATCGCGCGGTAGCCCAGCTCGGCGACGCTACGGGCAGTCACGGTCGAGCCCTTTTTGAACATGCTGACCTGCTTGGCGTGGGCTCGTTGGAAGAATTCGGTTTCCACCGGTCCTGGGCAGAGGGCCGTGACGGTGACGCCAAGTTCGGCAACTTCTTCATTGATGGCCTGCGAAAAGCTGAGGACGTACGCTTTCGACGCGTAGTAGACCGCCATCATCGGACCCGGCAGAAATCCCGCTGTGCTGCCGACGTTGAGGATACGTCCGTGTTGCCGCTCAAGCATGCCCTGCATGAAGCGGTGGGTCATTTCACTGAGGACGGTGACGTTCAAGTGAATCATCCCGCCGTCGGTCTTCCAATCGTGTTGATAGAACGGCCCATGATTGCCGAAGCCGGCGTTGTTGATCAAGATGTCGACCTCGATGCCGGCGGCGTCGACCTGGTCGTACACCTGGTGAACGGCACGTGGTTCGTTCAGATCGATGGCGATGCACATGACGTTGACTTTGTGCTTCTCGATGATCTGCTTCTTCAGGTCTTCGAGCACTTCACCGCGACGAGCAATCAGGACCAGGTCGCCACCATGCTCGGCGTGGACCCAGGCCAACTCGCGACCGATGCCGCTGGATGCTCCGGTGATCAAGGCTGTGTTCTTCATGGTGCAGGTTCCTCAGAGATGTGCTTTCGTGTCTCTATTCTGACATACCAGGTGGTCAACGAACAATTGGAAGAAGTACGCATCGGGCCGGTTATTCGATGGCGTGAGAAGTGGCCCTAACTTGTCTGGCATAGCAGGAGCGATAGGATGGGGGAAAGTCACTATACGGCGATCACCCCGAAGGAAGGAAACTGATGAAAGCAGCCTACATCGAAGAAACGGGACCACCAGAAGTTATCCAGGTTGGCGAAATCCCCACGCCAGAACCAGGCGAAGGCCAGGTCTTGGTGAAGATCGGTACGGCAGCGCTCAACCCCATCGATACCTATATCCGCAACGGAGCCAACTATTGGGAACTGCCCAAGCCGTTTGTTACCGGTAGTGACCTGGCCGGTACGATTGAAAAGGTTGGCCCTGGCGCTAATCGTTACCAGGTGGGTCAGCGCGTATGGGGAACGAATCAAGGACTCGTCGGACGTCAGGGCACCTTCGCCGAGTACGCCGTGGTCGACGAGCACTGGTTGTATGCCACGCCTGACAACGTGAGCGATGATGCCGCTGCGGCCTGTGCACTGACCGGCGTGACGGCTCATCTCGGTTTGGGGGCTGACAACGCGGCCCTGAAGTCTGGCGAGACTATCTTCGTGCATGGTGGTTCCGGCGGTGTTGGCTCAATGGTCGTGCAGATGGCCAAAGCGATGGGAGCAACGGTTCTGGCCACCGCAGGCTCGGATGAGAAAGCCGAATTGTGCAAAGAACTCGGAGCCGACTATGTCTTCAACTACAAGACACAAAACGTTGCCGAGGAAGTCCTCAAGGTTTGTCCTAACGGCGTGAACGTGATTTGGGAAACCGTCCGCGAGCCCGACTTCGATTTCCTGGTGAGCATTGCCGCCGAGCGTTGCCGGATGGTGCTCATGGCAGG includes:
- a CDS encoding TPM domain-containing protein, encoding MPITRCCQSLMLCLLIGISTVCFASTASAIQIDIEKPGDREFVRDLAEMITPEDEEKIREVCDKLLTDKETPIIVITIDSMAQHGGEGLRIETFATLLFDQWGIGHAQINGQEWNTGILLLVSKNDRKARIELGGGWGRREDGLCRQIMDEQIIPRFKLEQFSEGIVAGVESLDLMARKLELPTKPRPLWHYAVGAGFVGLAIFTAVSLYRRGSSGWAWAFWAVVFTVVGAILYHMATSRSSGGGGGFSGGSFGGGSSGGGGATGSW
- a CDS encoding TPM domain-containing protein encodes the protein MQRASTLFSAEQRQKIQETVAQAESNTSCEIVPVVATASGRYDRAEDILGLWLATIAAVLVWTLYPRATEEVGDWAGTSFDSGLLALVASIVVAFLVGAVLGSQIDWLRRLFTPSDQMKDEVAAKARQAFFDRRVHHTSGATGLLIYVSLFEHTATILADQEVLEKLGQAKLDELCQQLTEGLHLGHPTEAICAVIESAGQQLGEVLPRTAGSTNELPDALVLMD
- a CDS encoding DUF1559 domain-containing protein gives rise to the protein MPFHSSNRRGFTLVELLVVIAIIGVLIALLLPAVQQAREAARRMQCSNQLKQLGLALHNYHDTYGAFVPRKQGTNDPGYGSGNERLSNSGRASGFIGLLPFIEQTAMYDKIAAGDGSTAPWGPYAWAGWGVWNNAPEMLLCPSATSKSKPASAVNYMFSSGDSIQGNRDGSNLRGVFQRVHGVNMRDITDGTSNTIAMSERLITNFGIGGGGTNIPVTEGTATGLSGLSGNPSQCVATASGRFYANPGDIKGRTGWRWTDGQIEKVGFTTVLPPNAASCIDGTNPNGDGSNTILPPTSNHPGGAIGLFCDGSVKFVAETIDTGDLTAGQVTNGPSPYGVWGAMGSKSGGEAYAAN
- a CDS encoding wax synthase family protein: MNVPAAAIMPSPWVGMWSLAVAIYVACKWLTWSFARRSGVDRQRVAEYLLLWPGMDSDAFLNDRDGVVTPTLLEWLFAAAKTAVGVVLLYGVLPLISAERELLVGWIGMIGLIFVLHFGVFHLLSCWWRSYDIDAKPLMDWPILATSLGEFWGRRWNRAFRDLTFRYLFRPLTKRFGTTWGLMAGFLMSGLVHDAVISIPAGAGYGGPTLFFIVQGLGILIERSALGRQVGLGRGAVGWLFTVACLVLPVALLFHPPFVRNVIVPFLHAIGAT
- a CDS encoding DUF1254 domain-containing protein, with translation MKTKLASMILLLACLVSPGSLYAEAPSPDDVATAKTAIIYGYPMVMNYAAIYEFFIDTTSSQYKCGFNEICNTAHVATPADTAVVTPNSDTPYSFFCADLRAEPVVFAVPPVEKDRYFSVQLIDMYTYNYGYVGSRTTGTQGGKYMVAGPNWKGEKPPGVDKVFRCETDFSMAVIRTQLFNPEDIVNVKQIQKGYQILPLSTFLGEPAPESPPQVNWPKIDKQLAAKDPYAYLAFLLRYCPTVGPAEVEEPLRAKFMNIGIEAGKPFPCCELSEGQKAALKLGGEQGVAAIKEKVSKIGVEMNGWRVTAAFGDRDFFKGDWTLRAAAAMAGLYGNDAEEATYPLTVQDIDGHPLDGSKQNYMLTFPAGELPPVNAFWSVTMYDGKTQLLIENPLDRYLINSPMLPDLKKNADGSLTIYIQKDSPGKEKEANWLPAPDGPIYMVLRLYWPKTDPPSILPPGKGSWKPPGVVKAN
- a CDS encoding DUF1593 domain-containing protein, giving the protein MRSLALCLLCVWSLAVVSPVVAQQPDTRPRLLVLTDIGGDPDDQQSMVRLMVYANQFRLEGLVASASGTPGELKKAITQPQLIREIVDAYGQVRPSLAKHESNWPEVAQLVACIKSGNPQRGREYIGEPHDTEGSRFLIDRIDAGTKDDPLNITIWGGQTDLAQALWRVKHDRSEEEYLAFVAKFRAYDIADQDGIADWMHEQFPGMFYILSKAPKGEDRRKGTFRGMYLTGDVSTTSREWINENIRSQGPLGKLYPTKTWTAPNPHGCLKEGDTPSWFFFLPAGGNQLSDPSQPGWGGQYVLAEDGWYRDQPSSGGDPRESVSKWRPDFQKDFAQRMAWCQD
- a CDS encoding APC family permease, translating into MSSGEEEKLGVLSTLSIGIGGMVGGGIFAVTGLTVEVTKGGAPAAFIISGIVALLTSYSYLKLTLRYPGEGGTVEFLNRAFGGGILTGSANILLLLSYVVLLAIYAYAFGSYAASFFPKPDRPFWLHTFICVVIVGLFLLNLFASKMVVKSENFFNAAKMILLLAFIVCGLATPIEWSRLDYENYVTTPGLIAGAMLIFLNYEGFELIANASNDVVNPKRSLPIAYLGGVAIVMALYFLIAMVVVGHLGFDQVKESSAHVLSVAADDVMGRTGYIAIAVAAIFATSSAINATFYSTGRLTYIIAKSGELPKELERSIRGQHAEGTAITAALALLIANFVPLEAIATMGSAGFLLIFFGVNVAAVRLAKETGGRRWISALAAISTWVALVVLCIEVDENVRTRSHLWILLAMIGLSLGIEVVYRSITGRKIRLMKRKNHDPK
- a CDS encoding carboxypeptidase-like regulatory domain-containing protein, producing MSTSWYQSAPLFLCIGLLMMPGCSSADTGKSLGATVTGTVSYNGNPVEGAMVTFRPAGEGGQGAFARTDQEGKYELSSSAVGTSGVNPGDYVVTVTKKEVGESTVASEDDPNYDPYATGPAEAKSVLPKKYANAKTSGLEFTVKQGANDLPIELTD